A portion of the Gorilla gorilla gorilla isolate KB3781 chromosome X, NHGRI_mGorGor1-v2.1_pri, whole genome shotgun sequence genome contains these proteins:
- the CETN2 gene encoding centrin-2, translating into MASNFKKANMASSSQRKRMSPKPELTEEQKQEIREAFDLFDADGTGTIDVKELKVAMRALGFEPKKEEIKKMISEIDKEGTGKMNFGDFLTVMTQKMSEKDTKEEILKAFKLFDDDETGKISFKNLKRVAKELGENLTDEELQEMIDEADRDGDGEVSEQEFLRIMKKTSLY; encoded by the exons ATG GCCTCCAACTTTAAGAAGGCAAACATGGCATCAAGTTCTCAGCGAAAAAGAATGAGCCCTAAGCCTGAGCTTACTGAAGAGCAAAAGCAGGAGATCCGGGAAGCTTTTGATCTTTTCGACGCGGATGGAACTGGCACCATAGATGTTAAAGAACTGAAG GTGGCAATGAGGGCCCTGGGCTTTGAAcccaagaaagaagaaattaagaaaatgataagTGAAATTGATAAGGAAGGGACAGGAAAAATGAACTTTGGTGACTTTTTAACTGTGATGACCCAGAAAATG TCTGAGAAAGATACCAAAGAAGAAATCCTGAAAGCTTTCAAGCTCTTTGATGATGATgaaactgggaagatttcgttcaAAAATCTGAAACGCGTGGCCAAGGAGTTGGGTGAGAACCTGACTGACGAGGAGCTGCAG GAAATGATTGATGAAGCTGAtcgagatggagatggagaggtCAGTGAGCAAGAGTTCCTGCGCATCATGAAAAAGACCAGCCTCTATTAA